Proteins encoded in a region of the Buteo buteo chromosome 11, bButBut1.hap1.1, whole genome shotgun sequence genome:
- the MINDY1 gene encoding ubiquitin carboxyl-terminal hydrolase MINDY-1 isoform X2: protein MAHLGDCILSTQPREPSEGLQLNFQQNINDTMTVLPKLSTGLDVNVRFTGVSDFEYTPECIVFDLLNVPLYHGWLVDPQSPEVMKAVGKLSYNQLVEKIITCKQASDSSLVSEGLVAEQFLESTASQLTYHGLCELTTTVREGELSVFFRNNHFSTMIKHKGHLYLLVTDQGFLQEERVVWESLHNVDGDSCFCDTDFHLSHTPGKEGATAAPLDHWLQQRQVDQDYMIALSLQQQQGQDPSVLSDLELAHQLQQEEYHHHHQQQQQQQRQQQVPVQGRAQLGSRPAGERRQRQKPDLDCTLL from the exons ATGGCACATTTGG GGGATTGCATCTTGTCTACCCAACCCCGGGAGCCATCGGAGGGGCTGCAGCTCAACTTCCAGCAG AACATCAATGACACCATGACGGTCCTCCCCAAGCTCTCGACGGGGTTGGATGTCAATGTGCGGTTCACGGGTGTCTCGGACTTCGAGTACACGCCCGAGTGCATTGTTTTTGACCTCCTCAACGTCCCACTCTACCACGGCTGGCTGGTGGACCCCCAG agccCGGAGGTGATGAAAGCTGTGGGCAAGCTGAGCTACAACCAACTGGTGGAGAAGATCATCACCTGCAAACAGGCCAGCGACTCCAGCCTGGTGAGCGAAG GGCTGGTGGCAGAGCAGTTCCTGGAGTCCACGGCCTCCCAATTGACCTACCATGGGCTCTGCGAGCTTACCACCACTGTCAGGGAGGGCGAGCTCAGCGTCTTCTTCCGCAACAACCACTTCAGCACCATGATAAAGCACAAG GGCCACCTCTACCTGCTGGTGACGGACCAGGGCTTCctgcaggaggagagggtggTCTGGGAGAGCCTCCACAATGTGGATGGAGACAGCTGCTTCTGCGACACCGATTTTCATCTCAGCCACACTCCGGGTAAGGAGGGGGCCACCGCGGCCCCTCTGGACCACTGGCTCCAGCAGAGACAAGTGGACCAG gATTACATGATCgccctgtccctgcagcagcagcagggacaggaccCCTCTGTGCTCAGTGACCTGGAGCTCGCtcaccagctgcagcaggaagagtatcatcatcatcatcagcagcagcagcagcagcagcggcagcagcaggtcCCAGTGCAG GGCCGTGCGCAGCTGGGCAGCCGGCCAGCTGGAGAACGGAGACAGCGGCAGAAGCCAGACTTGGACTGCACCCTCCTATAG
- the MINDY1 gene encoding ubiquitin carboxyl-terminal hydrolase MINDY-1 isoform X1, producing MEQPPEQEGTIPAPSSSEGTCQLPEEAVSGEEMPAGGRDSPALDGQAAMPCGGEADVPSSPGVGQPGCASHLPSDEHPREDAREKQPAEGGGSLPGAPVPSLDARVVGLPAEPPQTRTPSREAEADFYCVKWITWKGERTPVIMQSENGPCPLLAIMNILFLQWKVKLPPQKEVITAEELMAHLGDCILSTQPREPSEGLQLNFQQNINDTMTVLPKLSTGLDVNVRFTGVSDFEYTPECIVFDLLNVPLYHGWLVDPQSPEVMKAVGKLSYNQLVEKIITCKQASDSSLVSEGLVAEQFLESTASQLTYHGLCELTTTVREGELSVFFRNNHFSTMIKHKGHLYLLVTDQGFLQEERVVWESLHNVDGDSCFCDTDFHLSHTPGKEGATAAPLDHWLQQRQVDQDYMIALSLQQQQGQDPSVLSDLELAHQLQQEEYHHHHQQQQQQQRQQQVPVQGRAQLGSRPAGERRQRQKPDLDCTLL from the exons ATGGAGCAGCCGCCCGAGCAGGAAGGGACGATCCCGGCCCCTTCCAGCAGTGAAGGGACCTGCCAGCTCCCTGAGGAGGCCGTCAGTGGGGAAGAAATGCCAGCTGGCGGCCGGGATAGCCCGGCACTGGATGGGCAAGCTGCCATGCCGTGCGGCGGGGAGGCGGACGTGCCTTCCAGCCCTGGCGTGGGGCAGCCAGGCTGTGCCTCACATCTCCCCTCCGATGAGCATCCGAGGGAAGATGCTCGGGAGAAGCAGCCCGCGGAGGGTGGGGGGTCCCTGCCAGGTGCCCCTGTGCCCAGCCTGGATGCCAGGGTGGTGGGGTtaccggctgagcccccccaaacccgAACCCCCAGTCGGGAAGCGGAGGCAGATTTTTATTGCGTGAAGTGGATTACCTGGAAAGGCGAGCGGACGCCCGTCATCATGCAGAGCGAGAACGGGCCCTGCCCGCTCCTGGCCATCATGAACATCCTCTTCTTGCAGTGGAAG GTGAAGCTGCCCCCGCAGAAGGAGGTGATCACAGCCGAGGAGCTGATGGCACATTTGG GGGATTGCATCTTGTCTACCCAACCCCGGGAGCCATCGGAGGGGCTGCAGCTCAACTTCCAGCAG AACATCAATGACACCATGACGGTCCTCCCCAAGCTCTCGACGGGGTTGGATGTCAATGTGCGGTTCACGGGTGTCTCGGACTTCGAGTACACGCCCGAGTGCATTGTTTTTGACCTCCTCAACGTCCCACTCTACCACGGCTGGCTGGTGGACCCCCAG agccCGGAGGTGATGAAAGCTGTGGGCAAGCTGAGCTACAACCAACTGGTGGAGAAGATCATCACCTGCAAACAGGCCAGCGACTCCAGCCTGGTGAGCGAAG GGCTGGTGGCAGAGCAGTTCCTGGAGTCCACGGCCTCCCAATTGACCTACCATGGGCTCTGCGAGCTTACCACCACTGTCAGGGAGGGCGAGCTCAGCGTCTTCTTCCGCAACAACCACTTCAGCACCATGATAAAGCACAAG GGCCACCTCTACCTGCTGGTGACGGACCAGGGCTTCctgcaggaggagagggtggTCTGGGAGAGCCTCCACAATGTGGATGGAGACAGCTGCTTCTGCGACACCGATTTTCATCTCAGCCACACTCCGGGTAAGGAGGGGGCCACCGCGGCCCCTCTGGACCACTGGCTCCAGCAGAGACAAGTGGACCAG gATTACATGATCgccctgtccctgcagcagcagcagggacaggaccCCTCTGTGCTCAGTGACCTGGAGCTCGCtcaccagctgcagcaggaagagtatcatcatcatcatcagcagcagcagcagcagcagcggcagcagcaggtcCCAGTGCAG GGCCGTGCGCAGCTGGGCAGCCGGCCAGCTGGAGAACGGAGACAGCGGCAGAAGCCAGACTTGGACTGCACCCTCCTATAG
- the CERS2 gene encoding ceramide synthase 2 isoform X1 translates to MPRFPPAGVGLCARDQPWDAETALGRETVLGASPPPLYPAVIPGLCLSSADAMLCDAVREPGWGSPGDREPGYSLPPVPRIHPTGWKQEPASVNHHLLTSPLQGAKSLSAPAERPAALCGTRGISPISADPPWRVAGLGAPPGAEVGLGAPGPARALQTVLVALSRGRRDQLQAGTHPRSSLATAPSSPPPSVFLPPPSMFQTLYSYFWWERLWLPANLTWADLEDRDGRVYAKASDLYITLPLAFLFLVIRHLFETYVATPLAGLLNVKEKIRLKATPNAVLEKFYAATTKHPKQADVEMLSKKSGCTVRQVERWFRRRRNQDRPSLLKKFREASWRFTFYLIAFIAGMAVIVDKPWFYDLREVWKGYPIQSMLPSQYWYYMIELSFYWSLLFSIASDVKRKDFKEQIIHHVATIILISFSWFANYIRAGTLIMALHDSSDYLLESAKMFNYAGWRNTCNNIFIVFAAVFIVTRLVILPFWIMHCTVVYPLDLYPAFFGYYFFNFMMVVLQSLHIFWAYLIIRMAQKFITGKVVEDERSDREETDNSEEEEEAAKNGPLSNGHPVLNNNHRKTD, encoded by the exons ATGCCTCGGTTTCCCCCCGCCGGTGTTGGGCTGTGTGCCCGGGATCAGCCCTGGGATGCGGAGACAGCGCTTGGGAGAGAAACTGTGTTGGgggcttccccccctcctctttATCCCGCCGTGATCCCGGGGTTGTGCCTGTCCTCGGCTGATGCCATGCTGTGCGATGCTGTCAGGGAACCAGGGTGGGGAAGTCCCGGAGACCGGGAACCCGGTTACTCCCTCCCACCAGTGCCAAGGATCCATCCTACCGGTTGGAAGCAAGAGCCAGCCTCGGTTAATCATCACCTGCTGACCTCTCCGCTGCAGGGAGCAAAgtccctctctgctccagctgagcGCCCGGCCGCTCTGTGCGGCACGAGGGGGATTTCACCAATATCTGCGGACCCTCCCTGGCgggtggctgggctgggggctccgCCAGGAGCCGAGGTGGGGCTTGGGGCTCCGGGTCCAGCCAGGGCGTTGCAGACTGTGCTGGTGGCACTGTCCAGAGGGAGACGTGACCAGCTGCAAGCAGGGACCCATCCCCGATCCTCACTGGCCACAGCCCCTTCCTCACCACCGccctctgttttccttcccccccccagcatgtTTCAGACCTTGTACAGCTATTTTTGGTGGGAACGGCTCTGGCTCCCAGCAAACCTCACCTGGGCCGACCTGGAGGACCGGGATGGACGAGTCTATGCCAAAGCCTCTGATCTCTACATCACCCTCCCCTTGGCCTTCCTCTTCCTCGTCATCCGGCACCTTTTTGAGAC GTATGTGGCCACCCCACTGGCTGGGCTACTGAATGTcaaggagaagatcaggttaaAAGCCACCCCCAATGCCGTGCTGGAGAAATTTTACGCTGCCACCACCAAGCACCCCAAGCAG GCTGACGTGGAGATGCTTTCGAAGAAGAGCGGTTGCACGGTGCGGCAGGTGGAGCGCTGGTTTCGTCGCCGCCGCAACCAAGACAGGCCCAGCCTGCTCAAGAAGTTCAGGGAGGCCAG TTGGCGATTCACGTTTTACCTTATTGCTTTCATTGCTGGCATGGCTGTCATAGTGGAT AAACCCTGGTTCTACGACCTCCGGGAGGTGTGGAAGGGATACCCCATCCAG AGCATGCTGCCCTCCCAGTACTGGTACTACATGATTGAGCTCTCCTTCTACTGGTCCCTGCTCTTCAGCATCGCCTCTGACGTCAAGCGCAAG GACTTCAAAGAGCAAATCATCCACCATGTTGCCACCATAATCCTCATCAGCTTCTCCTGGTTCGCCAACTACATCCGTGCAGGGACGCTCATCATGGCCCTGCATGACTCGTCAGACTATCTGCTGGAG TCCGCCAAGATGTTTAACTATGCCGGCTGGAGAAACACCTGCAACAACATCTTCATCGTCTTCGCCGCTGTCTTCATTGTCACCCGCCTTGTCATCCTGCCCTTTTG GATCATGCACTGCACGGTGGTTTATCCGCTGGATCTCTACCCTGCCTTCTTTGGCTACTACTTTTTCAACTTCATGATGGTGGTGCTGCAGTCGCTGCACATCTTCTGGGCCTACCTCATCATCCGCATGGCCCAG